The following coding sequences lie in one Silene latifolia isolate original U9 population chromosome 5, ASM4854445v1, whole genome shotgun sequence genomic window:
- the LOC141655731 gene encoding uncharacterized protein LOC141655731 codes for MGERNTAQQMLALAVAAKYVHFYEIDSEESKALTHIFMAHPEAIKLFRAYPYVVLMDSTYKTNIYQNPLIEMVGVTPTGSSFLIACAMIPSESDVNYKWLLRKLAAILDATGVASPAVFVTDRELGLISALEQVFPRAEHLLCRWHVNKAVNAKALTTFKTESMRKFVISNDEDGWFRVINSTTEESFQRAWRCFQQSGHKWRIMYGQLGVNTQGSSFYAIQTRSYILVTRQLPVLSQRHSLLKAWLKSKHLTLDSMWSRIHGMLESQHSKIKKELEDEMSKPRRTSRTFSLLQGNVSTKAIELMEKELTRGLGLGIGLNDRCRHVMRTTHGLPCACNLVSLHGKGRRVHLEDIHVFWKTLVYDIPQQMPKNDGDLWDELANDMRHE; via the coding sequence ATGGGTGAAAGAAACACCGCTCAGCAAATGTTGGCTCTAGCGGTGGCAGCGAAATACGTCCACTTCTACGAGATTGATTCCGAGGAGTCAAAAGCGTTGACTCACATTTTCATGGCTCATCctgaagcgattaagttgttcCGGGCTTATCCTTATGTGGTCCTCATGGATTCGACTTATAAAACCAACATTTACCAGAATCCACTCATTGAGATGGTTGGTGTGACACCCACGGGATCGTCCTTTTTAATTGCATGTGCGATGATTCCTTCCGAGTCTGACGTGAATTACAAGTGGCTGTTGAGAAAGTTAGCTGCGATTTTAGATGCCACCGGAGTTGCGTCCCCTGCTGTATTTGTCACCGACCGGGAATTGGGTTTGATCAGCGCTCTTGAGCAAGTATTTCCCCGGGCTGAGCATTTGTTGTGTAGATGGCATGTGAACAAAGCCGTCAATGCAAAAGCCTTGACAACATTCAAAACTGAAAGTATGAGGAAATTTGTCATCTCAAATGATGAAGATGGTTGGTTTAGGGTGATCAATTCAACCACCGAGGAATCGTTTCAGCGTGCGTGGCGGTGTTTCCAACAAAGTGGCCACAAATGGAGGATTATGTACGGACAACTTGGGGTCAACACGCAGGGAAGTTCGTTTTATGCTATACAAACGAGGTCTTACATTTTGGTAACACGGCAACTTCCCGTGTTGAGTCAAAGACATTCTCTATTGAAGGCTTGGTTGAAGTCAAAGCATCTCACACTTGACTCCATGTGGTCCCGTATCCACGGCATGCTTGAAAGTCAACACTCGAAGATTAAGAAAGAACTCGAAGATGAAATGAGCAAACCTAGGAGAACATCTCGTACTTTCTCCTTATTGCAAGGAAACGTGTCTACTAAGGCCATAGAGTTAATGGAGAAAGAACTTACTAGAGGCCTTGGTTTGGGTATCGGATTGAATGATCGATGCCGACACGTGATGCGAACGACTCATGGATTACCTTGTGCATGCAATTTGGTATCTTTGCACGGAAAAGGTAGGAGGGTCCATCTCGAGGATATTCATGTCTTTTGGAAGACATTGGTGTATGATATTCCTCAACAAATGCCGAAAAATGACGGTGATTTATGGGATGAATTAGCGAATGATATGAGGCACGAGTGA